From Bacteroidales bacterium, one genomic window encodes:
- a CDS encoding DNA-processing protein DprA, whose translation MESTEYSYWMALAHMDGMYTANKMDLLIKCFKSQCSLSDFFMSSDDIKTRDFLMNADEIERINLAKKQVPNYAFMVESLLEQGYQLTTIWEEEYPRHLKQTMVKNSPLVLYTKGDRKLLQEDIVAIVGSRKASAISLQFTDNVAKKCVSAKKVVVSGYAKGIDRQALESTLAANGKSIVVLPQGITTFSSGYNHLYKEIIAGDVLVLSYFHPKAGWDVGLAMARNAVVYGLANDIFVAESDDKGGTWSGVISGLKMQQKKLWHNFYLCSCPNRNRKKCEQRTY comes from the coding sequence ATGGAAAGTACAGAGTATTCATATTGGATGGCATTGGCGCACATGGATGGAATGTATACAGCTAATAAAATGGATCTCCTAATTAAGTGTTTTAAATCGCAATGCTCATTATCAGATTTTTTTATGAGTTCTGATGATATTAAGACTCGTGATTTTCTAATGAATGCAGATGAAATAGAGCGCATTAATTTGGCAAAAAAACAGGTCCCTAATTATGCATTTATGGTGGAAAGTTTGTTAGAACAGGGGTATCAATTGACAACTATTTGGGAAGAAGAATATCCAAGACACCTTAAGCAAACTATGGTAAAAAACAGTCCTTTAGTACTTTATACTAAAGGGGATAGAAAATTATTACAGGAAGATATTGTTGCTATTGTCGGATCTCGAAAAGCAAGCGCAATCTCATTACAATTTACAGATAATGTTGCGAAAAAATGCGTTTCTGCAAAAAAAGTTGTGGTTAGCGGTTATGCAAAAGGCATTGATAGACAGGCTTTAGAGTCAACTCTTGCAGCAAATGGGAAAAGTATAGTGGTTTTACCTCAGGGTATAACTACTTTTAGCAGTGGTTATAATCATTTATATAAAGAGATAATTGCTGGTGATGTGCTAGTACTTAGCTATTTTCACCCTAAAGCGGGATGGGATGTAGGTTTAGCTATGGCAAGAAATGCAGTCGTGTATGGTTTAGCAAATGATATATTTGTTGCTGAGTCGGATGATAAAGGCGGTACATGGAGCGGGGTAATAAGCGGTCTGAAAATGCAACAAAAAAAACTCTGGCATAATTTCTATTTATGTTCGTGTCCCAATCGTAACAGAAAAAAATGCGAACAACGAACTTATTAG